Proteins encoded in a region of the Parcubacteria group bacterium genome:
- a CDS encoding GIY-YIG nuclease family protein codes for MKYYAYILQSLKNNDIYIGSTKNVIDRLKLHNSGKVKSTKAYRPWKLLEFGEYNSRNEAVRRERFLKSHQQKEIIKRKHSL; via the coding sequence ATGAAATATTATGCTTATATTTTACAAAGTTTAAAAAATAACGATATTTATATTGGGAGTACAAAAAATGTTATAGATCGACTAAAATTGCATAATTCGGGCAAAGTTAAGTCTACAAAAGCATATAGACCGTGGAAATTGTTAGAGTTTGGGGAGTATAATTCAAGAAACGAGGCAGTAAGAAGAGAGAGGTTCTTAAAAAGTCATCAACAAAAAGAAATAATAAAAAGAAAGCATAGTTTATAA
- the rbfA gene encoding 30S ribosome-binding factor RbfA, translating into MAKERAERLSELVKKEIGKIIFDTIDTEPGVLVTVTRVIVNSNLFTADVFVSVYPSTGASEILKKLDRLIYEIQQLLNKKLRVRPVPKIIFKYDKNPEEASKIEGILKEIEEK; encoded by the coding sequence ATGGCAAAAGAAAGAGCTGAGCGGCTTAGCGAGCTTGTGAAAAAAGAGATTGGCAAAATTATTTTTGATACGATAGACACTGAACCGGGTGTTTTGGTTACCGTTACCCGCGTAATAGTAAATTCGAATCTTTTTACCGCCGATGTTTTTGTCAGTGTTTATCCTTCTACCGGAGCGTCGGAAATTCTGAAAAAATTGGATCGCTTGATTTACGAAATCCAGCAGTTGCTAAATAAAAAGTTAAGAGTAAGGCCGGTGCCAAAAATTATATTCAAATACGACAAAAACCCGGAAGAAGCGTCAAAGATAGAGGGTATATTGAAAGAAATAGAAGAAAAATGA